Proteins co-encoded in one Papaver somniferum cultivar HN1 chromosome 5, ASM357369v1, whole genome shotgun sequence genomic window:
- the LOC113278110 gene encoding protein FAR-RED IMPAIRED RESPONSE 1-like, which translates to MCSVLLVLSFLYYCFSLPSVLLFFLLKKEEISERRNKMRMVEIEEENSNVKNKEGIPTNSDCIDDDGVKPNIKPVVGMEFKSINDAWEFYKAFGKQAGFPVMKSTFKKNVAGEIRSYTFTCARAGKRDSVCEKKLHPQATIKCGCLAKLVLRLDYLIGYVISKLVLEHNHEQNPENARYFRCNRYVNPWVKNQIDLLDRSGVRLYKSYGVCVNGFGGHENMTWVIFIHQMD; encoded by the exons ATGTGCTCTGTATTACTTGTGCTCTCTTTTCTGTATTATTGTTTCTCTCTCCCTTCTGTATTGTTGTTCTTTCTcttgaagaaagaagaaattaGCGAAAGAAGAAACAAGATGCGTATGgttgaaatagaagaagaaaattcAAATGTCAAAAATAAG GAGGGAATCCCTACAAACTCAGACTGCATTGACGATGATGGTGTTAAACCCAATATAAAGCCAGTTGTGGGTATGGAATTTAAGAGCATAAATGATGCATGGGAGTTTTATAAAGCATTTGGAAAACAAGCTGGGTTCCCGGTAATGAAAAGCACATTTAAGAAGAATGTCGCAGGGGAGATAAGAAGTTACACATTTACTTGTGCTCGAGCAGGTAAGCGTGATTCTGTTTGTGAAAAAAAATTACATCCTCAAGCCACAATTAAATGTGGTTGCTTAGCTAAGCTAGTATTACGAttagattatctaattggttatgtaATTAGCAAGCTAGTTTTGGAGCATAATCATGAACAAAATCCAGAAAATGCAAGATATTTTCGTTGTAATCGATATGTTAATCCTTGGGTAAAGAATCAAATTGATCTCCTTGATCGATCAGGTGTGAGGTTGTACAAAAGTTATGGTGTATGTGTAAATGGATTTGGTGGGCATGAGAATATGACATGGGTCATATTTATCCACCAAATGGACTAG
- the LOC113280019 gene encoding uncharacterized protein LOC113280019 → MLKFTYSALLILGILIFVISIPEKLVDRRSNSSVTKKAIIKTIMVDKDEIINYYDIYKQSSLNHPSLHNHTIQHAVIKVDGNFLGSQIKINLWNPVVEVPVEISVSQIWIGTSDGDDANIIEAGWLVSQHLYGDDQTRFFILWTTDNCKSGCFVLRCDGFVHISSDVALGCNFTDMSTFKGDQKDASFGIHKDQNSGNWWVILQGIPVGYYPNSLFTQLSKKATRIDFGGEIFNTRSKGRHTITQMGSGHFPSEGGFEISSFFNHVQVIDENNETKDLEDVKLIISNPNCYDLKIDDEHANGYSFYYGGPGYTDNCE, encoded by the exons ATGTTGAAATTCACCTACTCAGCTCTACTAATTCTAGGGATACTCATTTTTGTAATTTCAATTCCAGAAAAATTAGTTGATAGAAGATCGAATTCGAGTGTCACGAAAAAAGCAATAATCAAAACCATTATG gTTGATAAAgatgagatcatcaattattaTGATATCTACAAACAATCTTCTCTTAATCATCCTTCGCTTCATAATCACACAATACAG CACGCGGTAATTAAGGTGGATGGAAATTTCCTAGGatcacaaataaaaataaatctttggAATCCGGTTGTGGAAGTACCGGTTGAAATAAGTGTATCCCAAATTTGGATTGGAACTTCTGACGGTGATGATGCCAATATTATTGAAGCTGGATGGCTA gTTTCCCAACATTTATACGGTGATGACCAGACCAGATTCTTTATATTGTGGACT aCTGATAACTGTAAAAGTGGTTGCTTCGTCCTCAGATGTGATGGTTTTGTGCACATATCCTCGGATGTCGCCCTTGGttgcaatttcacagatatgtcCACTTTCAAAGGCGATCAAAAGGATGCCTCCTTCGGTATACACAAG GACCAAAATAGTGGAAATTGGTGGGTAATTTTACAAGGTATTCCCGTAGGATATTATCCTAATTCTCTATTCACTCAATTATCAAAGAAAGCAACAAGAATAGATTTTGGTGGAGAAATATTTAATACGAGATCGAAAGGACGACATACTATAACTCAAATGGGTAGTGGTCATTTCCCTTCAGAAGGAGGCTTTGAAATATCTAGCTTTTTTAATCAtgttcaagtaattgatgaaaatAACGAAACAAAAGACCTCGAAGATGTTAAACTTATCATATCAAATCCAAATTGCTATGATTTGAAGATTGATGACGAACATGCAAATGGTTACAGTTTTTATTATGGAGGTCCTGGTTACACTGATAATTGTGAATAA